From one Rosa rugosa chromosome 4, drRosRugo1.1, whole genome shotgun sequence genomic stretch:
- the LOC133744751 gene encoding uncharacterized protein LOC133744751, with amino-acid sequence MCTTNALVIAAVAEAESSNQTRRGGSRPGRAPNEEQFRESRGKNMMEDYFIQRPVFSDEEFQTRYRMSHNVFNRISSDLCRYDRYFVQKSDAAKKVRLLPEQKLTCFLEKLDYGAGADQCAEYCQMAKSTSIEALQRFTRGIINLYSVEYLRAPTPADLR; translated from the coding sequence ATGTGTACGACTAATGCCCTTGTGATCGCAGCAGTTGCTGAAGCTGAATCTTCTAATCAAACACGACGAGGAGGTTCTCGACCAGGGCGTGCACCGAATGAGGAGCAATTTAGGGAATCAAGAGGCAAAAACATGATGGAAGATTACTTTATTCAGCGTCCAGTTTTCAGTGATGAGGAATTTCAGACACGCTACAGGATGAGTCACAATGTTTTCAACCGCATCTCCAGTGACCTTTGTCGCTATGACCGGTACTTTGTCCAGAAATCAGATGCTGCTAAGAAAGTCAGACTACTTCCCGAGCAGAAGCTGACATGTTTCTTAGAAAAGCTTGATTACGGTGCTGGGGCAGACCAATGCGCTGAGTATTGTCAGATGGCGAAATCTACCTCCATCGAGGCTCTTCAACGATTTACAAGAGGAATCATTAATCTGTACTCGGTAGAATACCTCCGGGCTCCTACTCCGGCTGACCTCAGATGA